The DNA sequence CTCTCGGACGGTCGGTTAACCCGGGACCCACGCGGCCCACCGGGTAAGCGTGGCCCCACGCGTCAGTGACTGGTCCGGGCGGCGCGTTCCGGGGCGTGGGGACCCACGTGGCGGTGGGCCGTTCGTGCGTCCGAAGCTCCGGGAAAAGTCCCTCGCCGGCGGCGAGGCGatcgccggagccggaagggGTCTCGGCCGCGATGGAGTCTGGGCCAATTTCGCCCGGCCGGATCGCAGGTGAGAGGTTCTGGATTCCGCGGAACTTGCTTATTCCCGTGCGGTCGTTGATTAGTGGTGAAGCTAGCGCAGCGCAGCGCAGGCAGGGATGGATGGGAGCATGGAAACTCTGGTGACCGATCCGGCGACAATGGCGTCACCATCTTTCGATTATTGTGGGTGTGCTTGTCCCTGATTATCCGCTTGCTTCTTTGGGACTTGGGAGGCTTGTGGATGTGGTGTTAGTTTTGATCTGGATTTGGGAGAGGGCAAACGGTACAGTGAAAGGTTGCTTGCACTGCCAGGAGGATCAAGGAACTTGCCTAGTGCCTAGGATCTGCGACTGGCTTATTAGTAATTTGTTATATTATAGGTGTTGAAGATGATACTGAGGCTTCCTCTTAATAAATATTCATACATCTCTGTCTGTCTGGCCCAGATGATTGTGATTGGGTCAATCTGGATTCTGGAGCTCTGGGCCACTACATCATCCTTTAGGTTTGCCTTGCTACTGTTCAAAGTTCATCAGCTGATCAGAAGAACTATTCTTGGTGCAAAAACCAGTTGAGTGACTCTGTGGTTCGCACTATAATGTTCAGGCTAGGATTTGCTGCTCTGGTGTTTTGAGGAGGTAGTGTTTAGTGTTCTGTCCTGCAGCCTGCTTAGTTTCTGAATATACAGAATGTTATAGCAGCACATGGAACTTGGGATTTATGCATCAATTTTCACTCCCATAGATTTTTGTGACCAAGTCATCAGAATTGACATTTGTCGAGATATAAAGACCAGAACTGGCGTGGGTCACGGATGGCTTGTCAGTGAGGCCAACCGGTGCAAAGAAAAATGAGACATTTGTCAGCTACTCGGCTTATTCATGTGACAAACAAAAAGGTTCATGTGTGACTTCCACTATAATCCCTCCCTGAGCATTAGAATATTTTCAGTGAGATACCACATTGGAACTTGAGTTCACCCtcgtttcttttcttttgcctTTCCACTACATCCTGTTTCATAGAAAACAATGTACTCTTTTACTCATTGCTTGGTTTCCTAGCTGCAGTTCCATGGATGGAGTTGCAATTTACAGAAGCGGGTAAGTAAGACCATTACCAAGGTATGTGCGCAGCTTTGTTTCGTCTTCTAATTCGGGAGGACTACGAATGCAAGTGAGTGGGATGGTCGATCATGATTAAATGGGTCTTTTACTGAAGACTTGGTAATTTCTGAAGAGTCCGGATCCTAGGACACGCATCACCTTCTTTTGTTTCTATGGCGCTGAACAATACTTCTCCCGACAACATGTGGATAATTTAATGTATCTCTAAGCAAGTTGGGGTAATTTGTGGTCCTTATGCTCCAATTCACACAGACACGTcgtaggtgcattaaatgcctttTTTTTCCTGAACAAGCATAGTGGTTGATTGTTTGTGTGGATGGCAATTACTTGTGAAATGAGCACCTAGGTTTGGATCATGCATCATGGTTATTCATTTGTTCTGAATGGCTATaatcttagtattttgttaGTTTGCCTTTTCCATTTAGCAGAGTATGTCTGGGGAAGAAGTTTCGGATCTTTGTAGCAACAAACATGTCAAAAAAGCATATGTAGCTAGATTTCTAGAATGTAGTTGCATTGCCTATTTTACAATAATGAGACATGTGTTTTTTCAACCCACAGTACAAGTCCTTTGTTACTTCTAATTTTATCCACTAGAACCTCTGAAGTCTGAACTGTGGTGTCCAAAATGTTAGGTACTTTCTGTAGATGAAGAATCACAGAAGTCATTTCAGAATGCTATATTTATTATACATTAGGAATTTATTCTTCAAAAATTCCAAATTCATTGCAACCAGAAGCATTAGTAAGTCCAATTACAATTCCATTTCCATTTACCATATTCCTCACATCAGTTTGCCCTTCCATGTCAAATCAAAAACAAAAGACAAAGGGCCTCCAATAGTTACAGCAGTCAAAAACTATGCAGTTAACAAACATACCAACAAGCACCGACAAAAACCACAAACAACTTTCACAATCCTTTCACCACTAAAACAAGTTAAAATCAGAACTGTCCAATTGGTATTTATGTAAGGCTATGTTAGGCTAGACATCCGCCTCCTGTGCTGGTGTAGGGGTGCTCTTTGAACCGGTTTGGAGCCAAAGCTTTCCCTCCGCCGTGGTGCTGATGCAGCTGTCGAGTCGATGCTGTTGTTACTTATGTTGATCTGATCAGACTTGACTGGCAAGCACTTTATCTTGGGCACACTGGATGAGAATGCCACTGACCTAGCCTTGGCTGCATTCTTGCAGCTTGAGTAGCTGAATGACTGGCTCCCACTCAGCTCAGTTGAATATCTGTTTACTGACTTTGTCAGCCTCGGCTTACTAACAAAATGGCTTCCTGCAGTATGTCTTTGCCGACTGCACACCGTCGAAGACATGAAGTGGGGAGCTGAACCGTGAGATAGCCTGCTCTTTGCCTTCTCTGTTGCGTGTGGGCTCTCTGTGACATCAATGTGGCCTACCACTAGAGTGCTTCTTGGTGATCCCTTCCCATCACTAAGAGCCCGACAAACAGATGAAGTGAGCTTGTTCTTCTCTTCAAGTGAGATCTCTGATCTCCTTATTTCTTCATTCAGATACTTCAACTCTTCCTCCACAGTGCAGATTTCCTTGTCAAGCTCTGCGAGCCGCTTCTGCTTCAACATTTTCAGATCCTACATCAGAAAGGAGCATCTTTAAATATAATAAAACTTTTTTTGACAGAACAAAATATAATAAAACTTTTGCCATGGTGGTAAGAATTGCTCGTTCCATTTGTATActttttttgagaaaaaaaatacagcAGGGGAGGCCCCCATTGTTTGctttattaataaaaaaataaaaggacaACACTGTACAAATTCCATTTGTATACTTACTTCTGGAATTTCTCTATTTGATTCGATTGATCTGGCTCGTTTCGCGAAGTTCAGGGAACAGACCGTCTCACCAACATCGTCCTCAGAAAGGCTGATGTGCACCACCATTAGAACTTTTGAACCATTACCTGTTATTTAGATATTAAATATAATAATGTCAGATTATGTTGCTGCCAGGGTAAGCTTGCTGTTTCTTcacaatcttttttttttgtaaaatgaaAATGACAATTCTTCAATTTGATCTAAAAGATGTTCCATACCAAGCGAGTCACTGAGAATCTGGGTAAGCTTGCTGTTTCTGCAAAAGTTAAAAGAAAAGGatataaatatagacgaaagcactGATGAGTAACTCCTATATGATTGAaatgctgatttttttttttcaaatcatTAGAAATTCATACGGTAAGATTAACTGTAGAATCAGCTGTTACCTGTAAGGAACATGACTCCTCTTTCTCCTAAGTGCAgcaatgacatctccaagtgctGATAGGGAGAGGTTTATGGCCTTTCCCTCATCCATGGTCAACCCAGATGCACCAGTCTTCAGCAACCGCTCGCTGCCACCAAGATCGATGAGCCAGAGCTTGCTGACTTCTTCAGTGGCTCCATGCCTCCTTATGGTAATCCTTGTCAAGCTACACATAGACAGAGCTAAGGCACATAAAATTGGGCACTGTTCAAATTAGCAAAATAGGGCAAATGAAAGTTGGTAATGGGAACAGATTGTCAACCCACCAATGCGACCGGCTCGAGACATCATTGACATTTGTCCAAGATGTTGATCGGGCTCGCCGTCCTCTACAGTACCACTGGTTGGCTTTCTTCAGGTCAGGTATTGAGACATCCGTCAGCCCCTCAACTTCCACAGCACCACTTTTTGTTGCTAGTATGCTGAGATTACTGAAGTATACAATGAAAATGGACATATAAATTTCCACATTGAGAATTGGTGATCTTTCTTCATGACTTACTTGTGAACTTTCCGTTAAAAAATTTGCAGGTGAACTAATAATCTTACCATGCTGTGTTACATTCTGTTGACCTGAAGAGAGGCTGCCTTGGTGCCAACAAGTCCTTGAGACTCCCCAAGTAGACCTCAAGCATGCTTATGGTGAAAGAGTATGTGGATGAACTGTCTTCTGAAGCGTGAGAAAACAGTTCTTGGATAGCTCGAGGCACAATACCAAGCTTCCCATCAGTTCCTTCCTGCAATCAGTTATACCTTCTTTTATCAGAACTACCCCAGAATGTTGAGCGGAATACAGACTTGTCATCAATTTAGCTCAAATCTGTTCAGCACCAACCAACCATTGTGTATGTTTTCCCTGTCCCAGTCTGGCCATAAGCGAGAATGCAGACATTGTGCCCGTCAAGTGCAGATCTGAGGATCGGTTTTACTTCTTGGAAAACATCCTCTGCATGGACCACACTGAAATGAATCACACTACCAAAAAGACAAACCAAGTGAGTAAGCAAAAAATTACCTTGTGTGGACTCCTGTCCAAAAACCCTATCAACACTGAACTCTTTCTTGATCCCAACTGACTTGACTGCAATCTTTTCTTGTCCAACAGTAACTGGTGATTTGGTGTTCAAGTTGTTCGTCTGGACCAGCGGCCGTACCCGGCAGAAGACCCTAATACTTCCTGAACGTTGCCCAACCTCTGAAGCTTAGATCGTTGGGAACTCAAGCGCTAACAATTGCTATCTAGAATTGAAGACTGTACCTTTCAGGTCAATGAGCTTGTCGAGCGCCTCCCGCCTTCTCCTGTCAAGATGTCGCTGCCTTGATCGCATAGTTGAAATCTCCTCTGAAACAAACATGAGATTGAGATAGTTTCATCAGGTGCCAATGCAAAGTCACCATCACTTAAACAGGGGATTAACAATAGGTGAAATCTGCTCTTTCAACCTTGCAGAGCCGAGGTGTCCTTGTTGTAGCCCACTATGATTTCCCCATCCGGGAGCTCTAGGCTCAAGCTCTGCAATGGTACCATCACATGCCCCTCCATGGCTTCCTTCTCCATGGGGTGGAAGCAAAGAGTCCTTCTCCGAACAAGCTGATCGCTGGTCAGAGAAGAAGCCTCTCAGCCTACCTGCTGCACAGTTTCATCTGTTGGGTTGGTTGGTTTTCCCTCCCAACGGAACTGGAAAAAGACGCAACTGCTATCAGCGTGAACCGTGTGACGGACGGAATCTGAAACAACTCATCAGGACAAGAAAAGAATGGACAGAGCAGAAGGAATCTATTCCTGCACTTTCCATGATTAGCCTGCACTTCTGCACGGCTGGAAAGAACAGTAACGAACTTCTCCAATACCTTGTGATTATTGCATCCAGAAGCCTTCGAATCCCTTAATCTCCCTTTTCAATACAACCTTTGCATAcagcaaaagaacaaggatttcaGAAAATGTTAAGAGTTAAGCTGAGGATCGAGGATTCCATCAGAAACAGAAGAAGCATGAACAAGAGAATTTCAATTGGTACCTCGTGGAAACGATCTCCTGCTTCCTGAATTTGTTCTTAGGCTTGAGCAGATGCCGGAGCAGGAACAGCTGtggaggagctgaggaggagtgcTGAAGGAGTGAGACAACACGCAAGAGGAGGAGAATTGAAGGAGCGAGCCAACAGCCAAGCAGAGAATCTCTGCAATGCAGACAGCTCCTAATGATTGCGTCCCAAGACTCTTTTTTTCGCTCCTGATATTCTTGGATCTCGATGCCGAAAGCTGGGGCCGTGCGAGTGGCAGCAATCACTAAGTCCAGAGCTTGGAGCTCACAGCTGTAAACGgagaagatgaagaagaatcctCTCTCTCTCAAGCCAGCAGCAATGGCGCAGAGCAGAGCTATGTAGCAGAAAGGCGACGCACACCACACTGGAAAGCCTCGAAAGGGATCTTCGCAGTATCGCACAAGTAAAACCAGCAAAGGGAAGGAATTGGGATCACAGCATGTGACCGACCGTCCGTCCCTATGGCGTCAGAATAGGTGAGCGGTGTGCATGGCCATGGCTGTCCCACACTCTACTCCCACTGCAGCAAGGCAAGAACTGGATTAGCGAAACAGTTGGGTGGCGTGGAGGTGGAGGTTGCCTGGATTTAGAAGATCCAGGGCGCGGGGGGCGTGGGCCGGCAGCCCCCACCACTCGTAGAAAACCAAGGGGGAGCGCAGATGGTGGGGGGCCGGATCATCTGTGGTGGACAGTGTGTCTCCCTGCAGCTTTTGTGAAATTCTCTTGAGCTGCATTTGCTGTGCTGTCTGCTTGGTTTGTGCTTTGGTTGTTGACATCAGCGTCGTCGGTGTAACGGATTTGCAGCAGGTTTAGCTGAAA is a window from the Sorghum bicolor cultivar BTx623 chromosome 5, Sorghum_bicolor_NCBIv3, whole genome shotgun sequence genome containing:
- the LOC8082043 gene encoding kinesin-like protein KIN-14O, translating into MEKEAMEGHVMVPLQSLSLELPDGEIIVGYNKDTSALQEEISTMRSRQRHLDRRRREALDKLIDLKGSIRVFCRVRPLVQTNNLNTKSPVTVGQEKIAVKSVGIKKEFSVDRVFGQESTQEDVFQEVKPILRSALDGHNVCILAYGQTGTGKTYTMEGTDGKLGIVPRAIQELFSHASEDSSSTYSFTISMLEVYLGSLKDLLAPRQPLFRSTECNTACNLSILATKSGAVEVEGLTDVSIPDLKKANQWYCRGRRARSTSWTNVNDVSSRSHCLTRITIRRHGATEEVSKLWLIDLGGSERLLKTGASGLTMDEGKAINLSLSALGDVIAALRRKRSHVPYRNSKLTQILSDSLGNGSKVLMVVHISLSEDDVGETVCSLNFAKRARSIESNREIPEDLKMLKQKRLAELDKEICTVEEELKYLNEEIRRSEISLEEKNKLTSSVCRALSDGKGSPRSTLVVGHIDVTESPHATEKAKSRLSHGSAPHFMSSTVCSRQRHTAGSHFVSKPRLTKSVNRYSTELSGSQSFSYSSCKNAAKARSVAFSSSVPKIKCLPVKSDQINISNNSIDSTAASAPRRRESFGSKPVQRAPLHQHRRRMSSLT